Genomic segment of Arachis hypogaea cultivar Tifrunner chromosome 11, arahy.Tifrunner.gnm2.J5K5, whole genome shotgun sequence:
GGTAGCAATAAAAAAGAAACACAAGAACCTCAAACAGATAAATGCTATGTGAAAGAGGAACATGAAACATTATCCACCTCTATAGCGCCAACCAAATATTCGGAAAGAATTGATATCCAAGCAGTCATAACCGAAAGCCAGATTATTGATTCCCATTTAGAAATTTCAGGAGATTCATCGTCAGTTGAGTTGTCGCCTGTCTCTCTCTCTTCCTAAATTGGTTAGCCAAGATGTTATTATGTCAGTACAAGAAGCAAAACCCAGCCAAGCCATGACTTGTATCCCAATAATGAACATTGAACATATTACAAAAGCTCTTGGTGAGTGCAGAAGATTTAAGAAAATCGCAAAACTGAAAAATCTCTTTACTTGTACAAGTAAGTGATGGGGGGAAAAAAAATCCTAGCTAGCCAATCATCCACAGGTTTCTTTGGTCTTTCAGATATTAATATCCCTGGAAAACCTGGATGAAAACTTCTCCAAAATAATTCCTCAGGAATAAAAACAtgaaccaaacttaaaaatcttgGTGTGAATTTTAATCCCTAAGGGGATCAGAAATGGCAGACATATCTATTGGGACATATTACAAATAGTGTGAAAAATTGATAAACGGAGACAGTTATTTTGAACAAATCAAATTCTACTAGTCTGCAACATATATATAGACTCTGCTAATCTGCATTCTGTTCAAGATATATATTATTATCCTAAATAGTCCCTGTCTCATAATCCCGTACTTTAATTCAAACAAATCTACCACATGGCACTCCATTAGCATATACTGTACATGCACATATAATAGAGTGACCGAGGAAGCAAAAGCCAAACAATTCTACCAACCTCGTTCGCAGAGATATAGAGACCACTTTGACTTCTCAACTGGAAAAATAAGTATGCAGCATAGGCCACAAGCATGACACAGCTGCTGAATCTTGAAAGCGCCAGTTCTGACTTCCCAAAATGCACCTCAGTTCGTGTATAATGAAGAACAGCTGGAAAAAGTAGGCCCATAACTGCCATAAGCAGCAATCCTGAATTCACCGTAGCAGCTGCCTGAATGCTAATTTGAATCAgctacagtttttttttttttatgaaatgaaaatcgggaagaaaatcaaagaggCAGACAGTTAACATGTCTACCTTGTTAAATACTTGTTCCTTCTTGCTGAAAACAATACCACCACTTAAGAATGCACATCCAAGCACAAGCAACATGTTTGACAAAATTGAACCCAGCAGCGAGAGCTGGACTACTCGTGTCAATCCACTTTTCAGAGCATATAACGAGATTATTAATTCTGTTGCATTTCCAAATGTAGCATTTAAAAGACCCCCAACTGCAAGATAAAATGGAATAAGTGGGAAATAAAATACCACAACTTAGATATCACAGAGAGAAAATAAATGCACATTGTATGATTAAAGTGAATAACAGGAATCAGTACTTTCAAATGTAATATACCATTTAAATCAAGATTAAGAGAGACTTGTCCTAATAATTATTCCCTATGTTACAAAATATCTGCCAAAAAACTTTGGAAACTTGTTACATTAATAGTTCAAGGTATCTAGATATAATTTGTATCAAGATTAAGTTATGAATGTTTCATAATTTTATTGCATAGTGCAGTTTTAAGTTATTTCAGCATCAAAACTGGGTTGATTTTAGAAGAAGATCAAAGGTAAAATGTTATTTATCGGAACTGTTTACAAAATTGCATACCTGTATCTCCAGTGTAAAATGCAAGTTGCCTATATAAGACCAAGAAAAGCATATCATTAGCAaccataaaaagtaaaaaaatttaagaaaaacttCAGAAAAAAAGAGCACAATATAATATTACTCTGTGGCATAACCGAGCCGCTCTGCCAAAGGCATTATCCCCAGTAAACTAAGACCGAAGACCCAGCCCTGCAATTGACCTAAACAAATCAATATTTGATATTTACCCAAAAATGCAGGTAAGTAAAGAATTTAGTGAACTACAGCTCACATGATGACCAGTCAATTTCTGAACAAGAATCGCAAGAGGCCCAAAAGGCATAAGCAAGTTGAGTCTGTTCGAGAAAACCACAAGCCGTATGCTCCTGTAAATAATGCCCCCCAATGTTTCGCTGCGAACAGTGAGCGATTCTCCGGGATGTGATCCACGTGCAGCCATAGTAGATTCTGGCTGGTGATAAGCTATTTCAGGGCTAAAAGGAACTTGATCCTCAAACTTGTTTGTTGGTCTTCCATTCGAAGAATTCATCTGGTACTCGGACAATGTATCATCAAGTTTTAGATCGATTATCGAAAGAATGTTGCATATGAACACTAAGTTTGTGAGCAAAGAAGTTCCAGTAGCACACTAGTTTGGAATTCTGAACTTGacttttgaaaaacattttactaataatagaaaaaggaaaaagaaaagaaaagaaaaaagatgacTAAATCTATGTTGCTTTTGGCACTTGAATCATTGTACTATAAAAGCCATCATTTTCCTAATGATGAACATTGCAGATCTCCCACATTGTTTTATGCAActcacattaaaaaaaaaaaaaggtacaaaTCCAAAAATCTTACTGTAtctaacacaaaaaaaatattaccccgtattcatataaaatatatccACAAAATTaagttttctttcattttctattttgggGAAAAAATTACAATCCCAATTcctaaaaataagaaaaggaatCAAAGGCGTAATCAGAATGAATTAAAGAACACACCTTGCGAGTCTCAGGCAAGTCATCTGAAAATCCGGATGTACTGCAATGCGGAGACTGAAAATTAGAGAAAGAgaccaaaaaaaaattgtaattgaccaaaaaaaattagttttttttttccctttctaaAAAAATACACTAAGAAAAaggtcaaataaaataataataaggaaATTTGATGTACCCAGATCTTACTTCAGTGTTGGTTGTTTCACTTCAACTCGAGATTCCATGTATTCCACAACATACGAAGTGATTGTTTtggaatttctttttctttttctttttttgggagAGAGAAAGAGTTGAACGGTGAAGCAGTTCGGTTTCAGTttcagtgtgtgtgtgtgtgtgtgttttttttttgtgggtTCGTTAAAGAATTTGGAGAGAGTTCATTTCTCTTTGTTGCAGCCGTTTATCGaatatcttctcttttttttctttttttgttcttctcgTCTTGTTTGATTTGGAAGAACGAATACACGTTTCTCACATTGAAGTAAACGCTATCATACTTTCCTAAAAACGGAAATCAAATTTAGGATGCTGAAACTTATAtgcttcttgttaattttcaattaatttacattaattaaatGTTTAATTTAGTTATCTTGAAATTGtatgttaaatattttataaatttaattttaataaaataaaaaaatacatatgaccgtctaaataaaaatatagaacgAATGCTAATgtattttaaaataagtaaaaaatatataatttttgaatttttaaatttaaattttgaatttaaattttaaattttaaatcttaaattataaatactaaattataaattataaattttatattctaattctTATACCTTAAGTACTAGATTCTATATTCTAAATCTAAGTTATTAATACAAAatatagtaaataaaatattaaaatttatttaattgacaaatttttagtaaattttactAATGaaagttttattaaaatttgtgtGTTGATGTGTGATGTGTCTATGTTAATGTTAGTATTCGTACATTATAAATTATTGACTGATGAATTATTATATGtacaaaaaatttgaatttttgatatttatttaaataagtgaaggaattattttttttgtttttttatggtATCTCTCAATTTAACAGGTTGAAGATTAATTTTCTATAATATTAAATttcatttaagggtttgtcgttGACCAATAACAAAGAAACTATTTGATAAACTTAAATTGATTACATgcttaacattttatttttggtatttaCGTGCTTTTTTTTTGACATTGTATTTACATGCTTAGCATAATTAAGTAGATTTTGCTCAAATCCACTGGCCCATCCCCAAATTCCAACAACCAAATAACACCCAAACACGAACAACCAAATAcaggaaacaaaaagtcaaacaATGCAAATCGACAAAGCCCATATAAAAGAAACACTgttccacttttttttttttgtcactgTACTGTTTCACTTCTTTCCCACTTCCGAAGTTTCAATCAAGACCAATGGATTGGGGACATAAAAACCGAAGGTTATGCAAagattgaatttttcttttcaagTTATACCATAACATACATGTGGCGGGAATTCGACTATGTTTTTATATTGGTTGTAAAAAATCTAACATAATTTTTCTCCTTTATCTGAACTTAGAACCGGTTATGTATCGCAAGTGTAATCTAGACGGAGAAAAttctaatatagaggtgaagattggagaaaacatcctacgaaaagttaaaagttttaagtatcttgggtgtatcatacaggataatggagagattgaatatgatgtaaatcataggatccaagcaggttggtcaaaatggtggagtgcacctggttttatatgcgacaaaagtgtttttaaaacttaaaggtaaattctatcacactgctataagaccggctatactttatggtacggagtgttgggcgtagGGGTGTccacggatcggatcggatcggatatggccaaaaattcgatccgatccgcacaattttcatcggatcggatcggatatgatatccgcactttttagtgccggatccgat
This window contains:
- the LOC112720086 gene encoding vacuolar cation/proton exchanger 3 isoform X1 → MESRVEVKQPTLNTSGFSDDLPETRKMNSSNGRPTNKFEDQVPFSPEIAYHQPESTMAARGSHPGESLTVRSETLGGIIYRSIRLVVFSNRLNLLMPFGPLAILVQKLTGHHGWVFGLSLLGIMPLAERLGYATEQLAFYTGDTVGGLLNATFGNATELIISLYALKSGLTRVVQLSLLGSILSNMLLVLGCAFLSGGIVFSKKEQVFNKAAATVNSGLLLMAVMGLLFPAVLHYTRTEVHFGKSELALSRFSSCVMLVAYAAYLFFQLRSQSGLYISANEEERETGDNSTDDESPEISKWESIIWLSVMTAWISILSEYLVGAIEGASNSWNIPVTFISVILLPLVGNAAEHASAIMFAMKDKLDISLGVAIGSSTQISMFVIPFCVVMGWIMGQPLDLNFQLFETAALFLTVIVVAFMLQEGTANYFKGVMLVLCYLIVAASFYVHVDSNSEDQPVP
- the LOC112720086 gene encoding vacuolar cation/proton exchanger 5 isoform X2 — encoded protein: MNSSNGRPTNKFEDQVPFSPEIAYHQPESTMAARGSHPGESLTVRSETLGGIIYRSIRLVVFSNRLNLLMPFGPLAILVQKLTGHHGWVFGLSLLGIMPLAERLGYATEQLAFYTGDTVGGLLNATFGNATELIISLYALKSGLTRVVQLSLLGSILSNMLLVLGCAFLSGGIVFSKKEQVFNKAAATVNSGLLLMAVMGLLFPAVLHYTRTEVHFGKSELALSRFSSCVMLVAYAAYLFFQLRSQSGLYISANEEERETGDNSTDDESPEISKWESIIWLSVMTAWISILSEYLVGAIEGASNSWNIPVTFISVILLPLVGNAAEHASAIMFAMKDKLDISLGVAIGSSTQISMFVIPFCVVMGWIMGQPLDLNFQLFETAALFLTVIVVAFMLQEGTANYFKGVMLVLCYLIVAASFYVHVDSNSEDQPVP